A genomic window from Camelina sativa cultivar DH55 chromosome 2, Cs, whole genome shotgun sequence includes:
- the LOC104711409 gene encoding junctophilin-1-like: protein MHGFGVYGFANGHRYEGAWHEGRRQGLGMYTFRNGETQSGHWQNGILDIPSTQNTTFPISPVAVNHSKVLNAVQEARRAAEKAYDVDKVDERVNRAVAAANTAANAARVAAFKAAQKQSKNMDNFPIPVV from the exons GGGGTCTATGGGTTTGCAAATGGTCACCGGTATGAAGGAGCTTGGCATGAAGGTAGGCGGCAAGGGCTGGGCATGTATACATTCAGAAATGGAGAAACACAGTCGGGCCATTGGCAAAATGGGATCCTCGACATTCCAAGCACACAAAATACAACTTTTCCCATATCTCCTGTTGCAGTCAACCATTCCAAAGTGCTTAATGCAGTCCAG GAGGCACGGAGAGCAGCCGAGAAGGCTTATGACGTAGACAAGGTTGATGAGAGAGTTAACAGAGCCGTTGCAGCTGCCAATACAGCTGCCAATGCTGCAAGAGTGGCGGCCTTCAAAGCTGCccaaaaacaatctaaaaacatGGACAATTTTCCGATTCCTGTTGTGTGA